In one Brevibacillus composti genomic region, the following are encoded:
- the glpX gene encoding class II fructose-bisphosphatase — protein sequence MERSLTLELVRVTEAAALASARWMGLGKKDEADDAATTAMRKEFENVPMDGTVVIGEGEMDEAPMLFIGEKLGQGVAPAVDVAVDPLEGTNIVAKGTWGAISVIAVADRGNLLHAPDMYMEKIAVGPKAVGKIDINAPIRDNLKAVAQAQGKDISDLVAIVLDRDRHQKIIHEIREAGARIRLISDGDVAAAINTAFEDTGVDILFGSGGAPEGVLAAVALKCMGGEIQGKLMPQSEEEVERCKRMGLVDPYQVLYMDDLVKGDDAIFAATGVTDGELLQGVRFRGTRATTHSVVMRAKTGTIRFIEGTHRLERKPRLVL from the coding sequence GTACGTGTTACGGAGGCGGCAGCTCTCGCCTCAGCGCGTTGGATGGGTCTCGGCAAAAAGGACGAGGCCGATGACGCGGCTACGACAGCCATGCGCAAAGAGTTTGAAAATGTGCCCATGGACGGTACCGTTGTGATCGGGGAGGGCGAAATGGACGAGGCCCCGATGCTTTTTATCGGAGAAAAGCTGGGCCAGGGTGTCGCGCCGGCAGTCGACGTTGCGGTGGACCCGTTGGAGGGCACCAATATTGTCGCCAAGGGAACATGGGGAGCGATCTCGGTCATCGCTGTCGCCGACCGGGGCAATCTGTTGCATGCGCCTGACATGTACATGGAGAAAATTGCTGTCGGTCCAAAGGCCGTCGGCAAAATCGACATCAACGCCCCGATCCGGGACAATTTGAAGGCAGTCGCCCAGGCCCAAGGAAAAGATATCAGCGATTTGGTAGCCATCGTGCTGGACCGCGACCGTCACCAGAAAATCATTCACGAAATCCGCGAGGCAGGCGCACGCATTCGCCTGATTTCCGACGGGGACGTGGCAGCGGCGATCAATACCGCTTTTGAGGATACAGGCGTCGATATTCTCTTCGGCTCCGGCGGAGCTCCGGAGGGCGTCCTCGCGGCTGTCGCGCTCAAGTGCATGGGCGGAGAGATTCAGGGCAAGCTGATGCCGCAGAGTGAAGAAGAGGTAGAACGCTGCAAACGCATGGGGTTGGTAGATCCCTATCAAGTATTGTATATGGATGATCTCGTAAAAGGGGACGATGCTATTTTCGCCGCCACAGGTGTGACGGACGGTGAATTGCTGCAAGGGGTTCGGTTCCGCGGTACTCGTGCGACGACGCATTCGGTCGTGATGCGTGCGAAGACAGGAACCATCCGCTTTATCGAAGGAACCCATCGCTTGGAGCGCAAACCGCGCTTGGTATTGTAA